Genomic DNA from Niabella ginsenosidivorans:
AGGGTCTTTAGGCAGCTCCACTGTTACGGATTGTGCGCCCAGCACCTTTGCTGCTTTTAAAGCGTATTCAATTTCAGCATCCGTATTATCGGGGTTAAGCGCATTTGGTTTAAACGCGTAAATATGCACACCGGCTTTGTCGAACATTTTTTTTACTTCCGCAAATTTATCCATCGGTGCATTTGCACGCCATGCTGCAATTTTTTCTTTATCGGAAGGTATGCCGGCATAGGCTTCCACCGGGCCACCCATCAGTTCAGTTGCGCTGATACCACTGTCTGCAATATACTGCAATACCTGTTCTAAAGCCTGCGGCATGCTCCTGTAAGAATAAGTGATCACCCCTATCTGAACGCCTGCAATTCTTGAATCAGGGTTCTTAAAAAATAAAGAAGGACGCGCCAGCACCTTTCCGCCCAATAACAATCCGGCTGAAGCCAGAGAGCCGGTTTGTAAAAAGGACCGGCGGGATATTGTATTTTTTTTATCAGCAAACATATCAGTTTTTTTAAGAGCTGAAGTTAGTGATTTTATCGGAGATCTGACCAGTGATGCGCCTTTAATGAGTACAGTGAAAGAAGTGAGGGATGAGCGGCAAAAAATGAAAAGTGAAAGGCTATCTGTAAGAAGTAAACGATGCAACAGCAATAGTGAACTCCAAAAGTTACATATACGATCAAGGCACACTTCTCTTTTCTGCAGTCAGTGAAAAATTACTGGCCGCAGGCATAAACTGCCACCCCCGGAAGGAGGAGCTTTTTGCTCACCTCCCGTCAAAAAACTTCAATCAACATCTTACGAATATCCAACCGGTATTATTTCTCATCCCTGCTCATGGAGTAAGGAACGTCTGCTTCACCAATACCTCTTGTCTTATTGGGCTGCGCACCCATCGTATAATTGATAACGGCCCCTTTCTGCAGCCTGCTATGACTGAGCCAGTTTTTTGTAAAGGGCTGCCCGTTGAAGGAGGCCGACTGAATATACCGGTTCACATCACTGTTGGCAGGGGCGTTAATAACTATTTTTTTGCCATTTTCCAGGTAGATGGTTGCCTTTTTAAATAATGGGGCCCCTACCACATATTGATCCACAGCCGGTGTTACCGGATAAAATCCAAGTGCCGAGAATATATACCAGGCGCTTGTTTGCCCGTTGTCTTCATCACCACAATAACCATCAGGTGTTGCATGATACATCCGGTTCATGGTTTCCCTTACCCAATATTGCGCTTTCCATGGCGCACCTGCATAATTATACAAATAGATCATATGCTGGATGGGTTGGTTCCCATGCGCATATTGCCCCATATTGGCGATCTGCATTTCACGGATCTCGTGGATCACACTACCGTAATAGCTGTCGTCAAAGACAGGAGGCATCACAAATATGCTGTCCAGTTGCTGTACAAATGCTTTCCTGCCTCCCATCAGATCAATCAGTCCCTGGATATCATGAAAGACGGACCAGGAGTAATGCCAGCTATTTCCTTCAGTAAATGCATCACCCCATTTAAACGGATTGAACGGGCTCTGGAAGCTGCCATCCTTATTTTTTCCACGCATTAAATTATGCGACGGATCAAACAGGTTCTTATAATTATGGGCATGTTTGAAATACGGTTCCAGCTCTGTTTTAGGGTGTCCCAGCGCCTTTCCCAGCTGGTAGATCGTAAAATCGTCATAAGCATATTCCAGCGTACGCGCTGCATTTTCATTAATCCCTACATCATAAGGCACATACCCCAGTTCATTATAAAAAGACACTCCTTTTCTTCCTGTTCCACCCGGCCCTTCAGCATTGGCACCGTGCAACAGCGCTTCATAGAGCTTATTGATATCATACCCCCGCAGCCCTTTTATATACGCATCCGCCACAACGGATGCAGAATTATTACCTACCATTACCGGCGCATAGGCAGGGCTGCTCCACTCCGGCAGCCAGCCGCCTTCCTTATAATCATTGATCAGCCCTTCCTGCATTTCTTTATTGATAGACGGGTACACCAAATTGAGGAAAGGATATAAGGCACGGAAAGTATCCCAGAAGCCGGTTCCGGCAAACAGGTAGCCGGGCAGGGTTTTACCGGTATACGGGCTGTAATGTACCGGGTTGCCAGATGCATCCAGTTCATATAATTTATTAGGGAAAAATAATGTACGGTACAGGGCAGAATAAAAGGTACGCATCTGGTCAATGGTGCCTCCTTCTATTTCAATCTTTTTCAAACGGTCATCCCACTGTTGTTTTGCTTTTGCCATTGTTTGGGCAAAGCCGTCTTTGCCCAGCTCTTTTTTCAGGTTCAGCTCTGCCTGGTCAAAGCTGATAAAGGAGGTTGCGATGCGCATGTTCACTTTTTCACCCTTACGGGTTTTAAAGCCCACAATGGCGCCGGTATGATCTGCGCTGATCTCCAGCTTGGTTTCGTTCAGCTTTTTTCCTTCCCATGTATGGGCGTTTGCAAAGGGCTTGTCAAAATAGATGACAAAGAAGTTTTTAAAATCCGGCAATTTTCCGATGGCATGTTTTGTTGAATAGCCGATGATCTTTTTTTCAGCAGGAATGACCTTAATATACGATCCCTTATCAAAAGCATCGATCACTACATAGGAGCTATCTGATTCCGGGAACGTAAAGCGGAACTGCGCAGCACGTTCAGTAGGCGTCAGTTCGGCAGTTACATCATGATCAGCTAGATACACACTGTAATAATAAGGTTTTGCCACCTCTGCCTTATGCGAGAACCAACTGGCACGTTCATCCTGGTCAAAGACCATTTTACCGGTTACCGGCATAATGGACAGCTGGCCATAATCGTTCATCCATGGTGAGGGCTGGTGTGTTTGCTTAATGCCCCGTATCTTATCCGCATCATAGGTATACATCCATCCATCTCCCATTTTACCGGTCTGTGCGCTCCACAGGTTCATTCCCCAGGGTACTCCAACTGCAGGATACGTATTACCTGTAGACATACTTGGTTTGGACATAGTACCCATTAATGGGTTCACCAGCTCTACCGGGTCATATTTTTGGGCGTTCACTGTATTTACAAGCACTCCTGTTAATAACAACAAGCCAATATGGCCAATCCGCTTCATGAGCAACAAATTTTGAAACTTATTTAATGAATAAAAACCGGTTAAATGCCGGAAACAGGTGGAAAAATACACCAAATTATTAACAAACAGGCTCCTGTCTGCATCAAGGATAAAATGCCGGTACATATTCCTGCTGCCCTGAAGCTTCAGAACGGGGGGAAATACAGCAAACTATTCTATTCTGAGCATTGCTATTTCATGGTATCAAGGATCCGGTCAATATCATTTTCCGTGGTATCCGGGTTTATAAAACAGAAACGGGCAACCGTTTCCATCATTCCCTGCCGGCGATACCTGGTAGGCGTTACCAATGCAAAACCTTCTTCAAGGTTTTTGAAGGTCCAGTGTTTATAATCATCCGGCTGCCATCCTCTTCTCCGGAACAGTACGCAGCTTAAGCCGGGCTCCCGGACCAGCTCCAGCAACGGGTTTGCCGTTATTTTCCGGGCGGCGGCCTGTGCCAGCTCTATTCCCCGTTCTATCGCTTTCTTATAAGTATTGGTACCATGCATGGCCAGTGAGAACCATAAGGGCAGCCCCCGTACCCGCCTGGTAAGCTGTATCTGGTAATCAGAAGGGTTAAAACCATCTGCAGCTTTATCTTTAAAGATATCTAGATAAGCACCTTCCTGCGAATGAGCTTTTTTTGCCAGTTCCGGTCTTTTATAAATAACAGCTCCGCAGTCGTATGGGGAAAACAGCCATTTGTGCGGATCGATGGTAATACTGTCGGCTTTTTCAATGCCTTTGAATAAATGCCTTACGGAATCCGCTGCAAGCGCTCCGCCTCCGTAAGCAGCATCCACATGATACCAAAGGTCATAACGCTTACAAATATCAGCAATACTGTCCAGGGAATCAATGATCCCTGCGTTGGTAGTGCCTCCTGTTGCCACCACGCCCAGCAGCCTGCGCCGTTTATCCGCATCCAGGCTTTCTATTAACTGCGTTACCGCTTCGCCCGTCATCCGGTCTTCCGTATCTATCAGCAGCAATTCTGCATCAATGATCTTTGCCATTGCCCTTACAGAAGAGTGCGCGCCTGTAGAGGTGATCAGTACTCCTTTATGATGATCGTGCTCCGGATCTTTTGATCGCCAGTATTCCCGCGCGGTGATCATTGCTGAAAGATTGGCAGCTGTGCCACCGCTTGTAAACACGCCAAAAGCGCCTTTGGGCATGCCCGTCAGCGACACCAGCCATTCCATTGCCTGATTCTCTGCAAAAATGCCACCGGCGCCTTCCATCCAGTAAGCTCCGTGAATGGAGGATGCGGAAGTAACCAGGTCAAACATTACAGCCGCGCGCGACGGTGCAGCCGGCACAAATGCAAGATGCCGGGGGTGATCGATAGAAGCCGTTGCTTTTTCCAGCACATTTTTCCATAATTCCAGTGCCCGTTCCCCGCCGATCCCTTCCGGAGTAATGGTTGCTCCTACTAAAGCCTTTAACTCTTCGGCCGATTTAAACTTCCCAAGCTTCCTGTCTTTTTCGGTAATACGATGAATCACATATTTGGTAATGTCAAGCGTCATTTCGATCAGGTCAATATCAATATCATGCATATTCTTAGACATATCAGTTTATTGAGGTAACAAATGTAATCACATAATCGGCAAAAGAAGAAGGATTTGCTGCTATCGCCTGCTAACCAGGCACTGTCTGTCAGCTATTTTACCGGTCATCAATTAATTGAAGCAGATCTTTGCTATTTTGTATCTTGCCCGTGCATTGAAAGAGCATCCTGTTTTAATTATCATTGTTGTAAGCTTTGTTGCCACGCTTGTTCGTTCCACCTTCGGTTTTGGAGAGTCGATGGTAGCCGTGCCGCTGTTCCTCTGGATATTGCCGGCTAAGATTGCGGTACCATTGTCGGCCCTGCTTTCTGTTACGGTTGCCCTGGTGATCCTGGTGCAGGATCACCGGAAGATCCATTTTCACAGCGCCAAATGGCTGGTTATTTATGCTGCCTTGGGCATTCCTATAGGATTGTTACTGCTGGTATATGGCAGCGAGCCCCTGATCGTTTCCGGCCTCGGTATCTTTTTAATTGGCTATTCCGTTTATTCCCTTCGTTATAAAAACAAATTCCACCTGCAAAAGGACAATAAGCTATTATTGTTTTTATGCGGATTTTTTTCGGGTATTTTTGGCGGCGCTTACAGTATTAACGGCCCGGCATTAGTGATCTATGGCAACCTGCGCCGCTGGCCGGCAAAAACATTCCGGGCAACCCTTCAGGCCTATTTTTTACCGGCAAGCTTCCTGGGCCTTGCGGGGTTCTGGTGGAAAGGCTTACTGGATCTTCACTTATTTATTTATTTTGGTTATGCATTTGCCGGTGCGTTTCCGGCTATATTCCTGGGCAGGTATTTCAATGGCCGGCTTAAAGACCAATCCTTCTTTGATTATGTATATGCGGGGCTCATCCTTATTGGTGCGCTGCTGATTTACAGGGGCATCCGGTAGTCAGTAAAGACCGGCAATGGGTTGAGCCATCAAAACCCTGCACCTTTTACGGTTGTTTTTACCCCATATACTGACGTTCTGGCGGTAATAAACAACAGGTCATGATCCTTTCCCCCAAAACAAACATTGGACGTGCCTTCCGGAACAGGGATGTAAGCGCTCTTTCGCCCCCGGGGGTCATAAACGGTAATACCCCCCTTGGTCAGGTACAGGTTGCCTTTTTCGTCCAGCGTAATTCCATCCGATCCCTGCGGTACAAACAGTGTTTTTTCAGATAGTGTACCATCTTCTTTAATCAAAAATTTATAGGTTTTGTTATCCCCGATGTCTGCTACAAATAAATACCTGCCGTCTTCTGAGCCTGTAATACCATTGGGTTTTACCAGTTCATCAGAAACCACTATGGGTTGCTGAGCACCTTTGGGCAGGTAATAAACAGCCTGTTCTTTTATATCAGGTGCTTTTCTGGTCCAGTAATCGCGCTGGTAATAAGGATCTGTGAAATAAATGCCGCCCTTTTTATCGATCCACAGATCGTTGGGACCGTTTAATTTTTTGCCCCCTACTTTACCCAGGATCACTTTTACTCTTCCTTTCGGCGTAATGGACCAGAGCTCGTTGTTTTCATCAGCACAGGCAATAATGCTCCCGTTTGCATCAATAGCCAGTCCATTGGCCCGGCCCGATTTTCTTTTGAATTCCGTCAAGGTGCCATCAAGGTTATACCGCCAGATGCGGTCATTGGGCTGGTCTGTAAAATACACACGCCCCTGCGCATCTGCTGCAGGGCCTTCCGTAAAAGCAAAGCCACCGGCTAATTTCCGGAGGGGCTCTCCTCCTTTGGCAATGATGCCCAGGGAATCAAAAAAGGGTTGCTGCTGTGCAGCTAAAAAAGTACCTGCAAGCAGGCTGGCTATCAGGAAAAAATGCTTCATGGCAATTTTTTTTATAAAATATGCTGTTGTTGTAACCACTCCTTTAAAAGCCCGGCCCATAGCACATCAGAGGTTTTATTATGCAGTCCGAAACCATGACCACCTGCCTCGTAATAATATACTTTGGCTGGCACTCCGTTTTTTAACAGGGCTTCATAATAATCTTCACTATTACGCCAGGGCACTGTTTTATCGTCTTTGGCGTGCACCAGGAAGGCCGGAGGTGTATTTTTATTTACATGCAGCTCATTAGAAAAACGTTCGATCATTTTTTGTGAAGGGGATTTACCGATAAGATTATTACGACTGCCTGTATGCCCGATGCTATCACTGAAGCTGATTACGGGGTAGACCAGAACGGAAAAATCCGGACGGAAAGAGATCTTCCGGGGATTATTAATGAGCGGGTCATTATAATGGGTAGATAACGTTGCGGCAAGATGCCCTCCTGCCGAAAAGCCCATAATGCCTACCCTATGTATATCTACATTATATTCTTTGGCATGCTCCCGTACCCATTGCATGGCACGTTCTGCATCCTGTAAAGGAGCAATGGATTTATCAACCATGGCTCGATCATCCGGCAAACGGTATTTTAAAACAAAAGCGGTCATACCCCATTCATTAAGGGTTTGGGCTACCTGGGTGCCTTCGTGGTCAAAAGCCAGGATGGCATATCCCCCACCGGGACAAATAACAACCGCAGGGCCGGGCTTTTTACTTTTTGCTGACGGCTGAAAAACCATGATCGTGGGAACGGAAACATTGCTGATGCGTGTAATACCGTCTGTGCCTTTTTCTGCTTTTTCAACATTGACTGCCGGTTGACTGTTGGGCACATTTTTATAAAGTGCTATTTCCGTTTGTGCATGGATCATAGAAAAAAAGAATAGTGAGGCAGACAGGCAAAATAAGCGCGTCATTTGTATTGTATTTTAAGGTTCAAAATGATCTTTGGCAATAACCCAGAAAGCGTCCAGACCTGTTAATCGTTCCTTCAGGAAAGCAATAATTTCTGGCCAGTCCGTTTTATTAAAGATATTGACATTTTCCTTAAAACAAATAATTCTTGAAAGAGGGATTCCCTGCTCATCATAAACCGCTTCCTGCCAGTACCATTCACCGGAAACCGTCTCCCTGAAAACAGTCTTTAGGCATTGCATTTTTTCAAAAGCAACAAGACGGTCTTCCTGCACAGGATGCGTTAGCTCAATAGCTGCGCTGGCCTCTTTTTTGGTAACATCTGTACGAAAATAAATATGCCTGATCCCGGTTTTGTAATTTACCCAGTTGATAGGGTACCCGTTTGCATTGGGAATCGGTTTCAGGTAGCTTCCCAGGGCGGTCCAGAATTCCTTTTTAAGAAGCGCTGCTTCATGTTTACTGTACATAAGATTCCAAAATAAGGTTATTTATATCTTTTTTATCGGAAAAAACTCCGGTAATTAAGGTTCTTCGTTCCGGGATTGGGGTTTAGTACGCATTTAACAAAGAAATTCTGCGCTAATAGTCCGACGCCTTCTCCGGGGCATAAAAAGAAAATGCTCGGCCGGATGAGGTCATCGCTGACCTTTTTTACTCATTTATTCTTTTGAATACACGTGGGCACCCCTCATCACAATTCCTGTTATTTAAAACCAGGGTATTATCATCGGGGAAACGGGCGTTTGCGTGCCCTCTTATGCTATACCACAATTGTCTGGAAGCGTTGCAGTTTCTGAACTCCACAGTAAGGTTATTTTCACTTAAATCCTGCCCTCCCTCTTTATCAAAAGTAAAAGTACCGGCACAGGGGTAATCACTTGCCTTTACTGCTCCTGTTGCATCAAAACTTACAATATAATTTTCTGTATGTACATTATCATCAGCAGTTTTAACCAGCTTCCATTTTCCCTCGATTCCTTTTTGCAGAGGCAGAGCAGGGTTATGCTGCCTGCTGCAGGCTAAAAACAAAATTGCAATCAGAAGATATAGTTGCATTTTCATAACCGGGTGTTTTACTTTTTTTAATGTTACTGCAAGGTGATGTGACAGGAGGATGCTTAGCAAAACAGCCGCATTCAGCCCGGTTTTTCATAAATACCTGGCAGGCTTTTGAAGGCAGCAATGCACGCTTTATACTGTTAGCGCTTATTCATTTTATTGATACGCTTTTCTTTCCTGCTTTTAACTTCGGTCGTTTAGTATGGTATATAACCCAATCGGCTTTCCGGCAAATATCATCTTCACTATCAGCAGTAATAATGACGTATTAAATATAATAAAAAAAGTAATGCCTTTTTCAGTGAAGTTATTTTCTATATTGAAACCACTGCATCTTCTGTTAATTGTTAGCAACCTTTTTCCGGTAGTTCTTAAACAGACTTTGCCAGCGCAGGTTCAGTACTCCCAGTATACCTTCTTTCAGGATGCCCTTATTCATCTTTGACTGTCCCTCTGTTCTGTCCTGGAAGATAATAGGCACTTCCTTTATCTTAAAGCCCAGTTTCCAGGCAGCATACTTCATTTCAATCTGGAAGGCATAGCCTACAAAGCTGATATTGTCAAAATTGATCGCGTTCAGCACTTTTGCCGTATAACACATAAACCCGGCGGTCGGATCCTTAACCGGCATCCAGGTAATGATCCGCGTATACAAAGATCCTCCTTTAGATATAAACACCCGGTCAGCCGGCCAGTTAACAATACCACCTCCCTTTACATAACGGCTGCCAATAGCAAGATCTGCCCCGTCAACACAGGCCTGGTATAAACGAACCAGGTCCTTGGGGTTATGCGAAAAATCGGCATCCATTTCAAAAATGTACTGGTACCCGCGCGCAAGGCTCCATTTGAATCCGTGGATATAGGCAGTGCCCAGTCCCAGCTTACCCCTGCGCTCTTCCAGGAATAAACAGCCGTTGTATTTTTGTTGCAGCTCCTTTACAATACCGGCGGTGCCATCAGGCGACCCGTCATCTACGATCAGTATATGAAAATCACCGGGCAGCATTAGAACGGCCTCTATAATATTGGCGATATTTTCTTTTTCGTTATATGTTGGTATAATTACAATTTTCTCCACCAGTCTCCGTTATAAATCAAATAATTGAATTACATCAATATACAAACCCTGATACGGTCGTTTTCCCTGTCTTATACCTTCTTTAATAATTTGCTCCTGGTGAAGATTTCTGTTAGCTTCTGTTTGGTATGTTGCGGGAAATCGCCTTTCATCATCCAATCATAATACTGCGGCTCTGCTTTTAGTACTTCTGCAACACTCTTTCCTTTGTATTTTCCAAAATTAAAAACCTCTATTCCGTTATCCATAACAAAGCGGCGGGCAAAATCAACGATTACCTCCTCACCAATGACCTTATTGATTGTATCGATGGTAGTTCCCAATTCAGGATAACGCGCTACCTGCGCCAGCAGCACTTCATGAGTAGCTGCTGCATCTGCTTCCGCAGAATGGGCACCGTCCAGCACTTTATTGCAATAAAATTTATAGGCGGCTGATAATGTACGTTGTTCCATTTTATGAAAGATATTCTGCACGTCAATCAGCTTCCTTCCCTTCATATCAAAATCAACACCCACTCTCAGGAATTCTTCAACCAATAAGGGAATATCAAAACGGTTGGAATTATATCCCGCAAGATCGCACCCGTCCAGTACCTGTTTCAGCTCCCGGGCTACCTGCGCAAAAGTAGGCGCATCCTTTACCATATCGTCCGTAATACCATGAATGTCGGAGTTAGCCTTGGGTATAGGCATTTCAGGGTTGATGAGCTTCCGTTTTACTGTTTTTGAGCCGTCCGGTAATATTTTTACAATAGCAATTTCAACAATACGGTCCGTACCCAGGTTTACACCTGTGGTTTCCAGGTCAATAAAAGCGAGGGGTTTGGTAAGTTGTAACATGTATCCTGTTTAAAAATTTAAAGATAGGGCATTTTTTTTCTGTGGTAAGATTTCCATCTTAAAATTTTGTGGCAAAAAAATGAGGCAATAATAAATTTTTATATATTTGCACCGCAATGAAATACTGTATATCTATTAAACAAAGAGTTGCAGCGTTCCATTCTATTAAAAAATATATGAAAATTTTAGTACATATCCATCATCATTTTGCAGACTTACCCAAGTAAGCCCGGTGGTGTTATGTATCAGTTTATAGAAAAAGGCTTACAAATTTGTAAGCCTTTTTTATTGCAATTGCGGGTAAACGATGAACATTCAGAAACAACAAAAAGAAATAACAGTGAAAAAAAGTGTATCAGGCAAATTAAACAGTCGCCCGGATCTTAAAAAAAAGGCCCCCGGCAATGAGGTGCTTCGTATTGCGGTGCAAAAATCCGGCAGGCTGAGCGAAGACTCGCTGAAACTACTAAAGGAATGTGGCATTGGCGTGCCTAACGGCAACAACCAGTTAAAAATAAAAGCTGAAAACTTTGACGCAGAGATCTTATTTCTAAGAGATGATGATATTCCGGAATATGTACAGGACGGCGTAGCCGATATTGGTTTTGTTGGAGAAAATGTAGTGCTGGAAAAAAATAAAGCGACAGAGATCGTAGAACGGCTGGGTTATGGTAAATGCCGGCTTTCTATTGCCCTGCCCAAGACCAGGAAAAAAATAGAATTAAAAGAATTGAACGGAATGAAAATAGCTACCAGCTATCCTTTTATCCTGAACAGGTGGCTAAAGCAAAATAAAATAAAGGCAGAGACCCATGTAATCAGCGGCTCTGTGGAAATTGCGCCCCGTATTGGCCTCGCTGATGCTATCTGCGACCTGGTAAGTTCCGGCAGCACCCTGTTCAGTAATGAGCTTTACGAATATGAAACGCTGCTACGATCAGAAGCAGTACTGATTTCGGGAAAACAACTGAGCCCGCAAAGAAAAGAGCTGCTGGATAAACTGTTATTCCGCATCCGCTCAGTAAAGAAAGCTAAATACAATAAGTACGTGCTGTTAAATGCCCCTAATAAAAGCATTGAACAAATATGCGCTTATTTGCCCGGCATCAACAGCCCTACTATTGTTCCCCTGGCAAAAAAAGGCTGGAGCTCCGTTCATTCAGTGATCAGCGAATCTGATTTCTGGAACGTGATCGAAAATCTGAAAGCCGCCGGTGCCGAAGGGATCCTGATCATACCGATTGAAAAGATGATTGAGTGAAATTTGAGCAATAGAAAATAAGATGAAACCCCCGATAATGAATTTTTATAAATACCCTGCTCCTGAGCTTTGGCCGGAGATCTGTAAACGACCCTTACAGGAATTTCAGAAAATAATACCGGCTGTAAACAGCATTATAGTGGCGGTTCAGAAAAAGGGCGATGCTGCGCTGAAAACATTCAGCAAAAAATTTGACGGCGTTCAGCTGGAATCTTTAATCGTTACGGAAAATGAAGTAAAAGAGGCAACTGCCCTGGTGAGCGCCTCTTTAAAAACAGCCCTCAGGCAGGCAAAGAAAAATATTGAGGCCTTTCACCGTGCACAAAAAGAGGCCGCCCGTAAAATAGCTACGGCGCCCGGTATTGTTTGCTGGCGCGAAAGCAGGGCCATTGAAAAAGTAGGATTGTATATACCCGGAGGCTCTGCACCTCTGTTCTCTACTGTTTTAATGTTAGGAGTTCCCGCACGTTTGGCAGGTTGTAAAGAGATTGTCCTGTGCACCCCCTGTAATAAAGAAGGGAAAGTGCACCCTGTCATTTTATATGCCGCCGCTCTTTGTGGTATTACAAAAATCATTAAGGTGGGCGGGGCGCAGGCCATCGCCGCAATGGCTTATGGTACAGAAACGGTACCGGCTGTTTATAAGATCTTTGGTCCGGGCAACCAGTATGTTACTGCAGCAAAGCAGTTGGTGCAGAACCAGGTTGCCATTGATATGCCGGCCGGCCCCTCAGAAGTGCTGGTCATTGCCGATGAAACCGCCAACCCTGATTTTGTTGCGGCAGACCTGCTGGCACAGGCAGAGCACGGGCCGGACTCACAGGTGTTGCTGATTGCAACGTCAGCATCCCTGATCAAAAAAACAGAGCAGGCTATTGCCGGACAACTGGAAACATTGCCCCGGAAAGAGATTACGGCAAAAGCATTAGCGCACTCCCGTATGGTGCTGGTAAAGAACTGGCAGCAGGCCATTGCCCTTTCTAATTATTATGCCCCGGAGCACCTGATCCTTTCCGGCAAGGTGCCGGCTTCGC
This window encodes:
- the hisD gene encoding histidinol dehydrogenase — protein: MNFYKYPAPELWPEICKRPLQEFQKIIPAVNSIIVAVQKKGDAALKTFSKKFDGVQLESLIVTENEVKEATALVSASLKTALRQAKKNIEAFHRAQKEAARKIATAPGIVCWRESRAIEKVGLYIPGGSAPLFSTVLMLGVPARLAGCKEIVLCTPCNKEGKVHPVILYAAALCGITKIIKVGGAQAIAAMAYGTETVPAVYKIFGPGNQYVTAAKQLVQNQVAIDMPAGPSEVLVIADETANPDFVAADLLAQAEHGPDSQVLLIATSASLIKKTEQAIAGQLETLPRKEITAKALAHSRMVLVKNWQQAIALSNYYAPEHLILSGKVPASLLKNISAAGSVFIGHYSPESAGDYASGTNHTLPTNGYATAYSGVSLDSFCKKITFQQLSRRGLENIADTVIAMAEAEGLQAHSNAVKVRITN
- the hisG gene encoding ATP phosphoribosyltransferase, with the translated sequence MKKSVSGKLNSRPDLKKKAPGNEVLRIAVQKSGRLSEDSLKLLKECGIGVPNGNNQLKIKAENFDAEILFLRDDDIPEYVQDGVADIGFVGENVVLEKNKATEIVERLGYGKCRLSIALPKTRKKIELKELNGMKIATSYPFILNRWLKQNKIKAETHVISGSVEIAPRIGLADAICDLVSSGSTLFSNELYEYETLLRSEAVLISGKQLSPQRKELLDKLLFRIRSVKKAKYNKYVLLNAPNKSIEQICAYLPGINSPTIVPLAKKGWSSVHSVISESDFWNVIENLKAAGAEGILIIPIEKMIE
- a CDS encoding 3'-5' exonuclease, with translation MLQLTKPLAFIDLETTGVNLGTDRIVEIAIVKILPDGSKTVKRKLINPEMPIPKANSDIHGITDDMVKDAPTFAQVARELKQVLDGCDLAGYNSNRFDIPLLVEEFLRVGVDFDMKGRKLIDVQNIFHKMEQRTLSAAYKFYCNKVLDGAHSAEADAAATHEVLLAQVARYPELGTTIDTINKVIGEEVIVDFARRFVMDNGIEVFNFGKYKGKSVAEVLKAEPQYYDWMMKGDFPQHTKQKLTEIFTRSKLLKKV